AATTGGTAAAAAAGATAAATGGTTAGTCCCATTTGAGCAGGAATCCCCACAAAGACTAACCATTTTGTATTGTTATTTTTTTTCACCTTTTTCAGCTGTTTTGGTGTTTTGGGCCTCAGCATGCATTTCGCAAGTAGAATTTACTTTTGCACCTTGCTCTACCACCAAATTTTTCATTTTTAAATGTCCGGTTACCACAGCGCTTGTTCGTAAAGTAATTAACGCATCAACAATTGCAGTTCCTTCAAAAACACCTTCAATATCTAGGTTAGCACATTTAATATCGCCTACTAATTTACCTTGGGCACCAATTACCAGCCTACCTTTACAAGTAAAATTACCGTGTAATAAACCATCTAATCTAAAATCGGCTTCAGAGGTAATATCGCCTTTTATTTCGGTTGCATAAACAATTCTATTGGTTTTGCCTAGATTTTCTGTTGCGTTGGGTTCTCCTTTTTTAAACATAGCTATCTATTTTATTTTGTATGAATCTAAATTTTTATGGGTTTGAATTACAATGTAGTTATGCAACGACATTGGTAAACCGTTTAGCTTAACCTTATATTCTTTTTCGTGAAGCAGCATATCCATTTGTCTGGCTCTTGCATCCGAATAAAAACCGTGCACCACAACTAATGTTATTTCTGGGTTATAATAATCAACCGTAACTTTTAATGATGCATTATGCGTTTGGGTTATATATTTTTGAATGGTTTGCACCAAACCTTCAATTTGTTTGGTATCGTTTTTCGGTAACTGATAAACCAACAGCCATTTGTTTAGATCTTTATCTGAAAACTCATAAGCTTCTAAACTCGGAATTTCAGTTTCTAAAATACGTTTGGCCTCTTTTCCTTCTTCCGTTAATGGATATAAATCTTCTATTTCGGTCAAAGCTTGTTTATAAGCAGTAACTCCGTAAATTTTAGCTAAAAGGCGTGCTTTTAACAATTCAAATTTAGAAATAATTGGCGTACCGGTATAAAAATCAATTTTTTCTTTAACTTGTTCTAAAGCCAATTCCGGATCGTTTTTATCTAAATATTCTTTATAAACTACGGTATAAACAGCTTCCGGATCGTCTGTTTTTTCGGCAACCAAACCTTGCAAAACTTTAGCGTAATGCGTATCCGGATATTCTGTCATTATTTTATTTTGATAAACAAGTGCTTTAGGCGAATTTAATTTGGTGTAAATTTTATACAAATTATAATATGTTGGCAACAGCAAACCTTTTTCTGGGTTAGATGCCAACAAACTTTCTAATCGGTCTGCAGCCAATTGATATTCGCCAAACTTATCATCATAAATATAACCCAACTCGTAATAAGCAGCGTTTCTATTCTTTTCAAGCTCAGCAATTGCTTCAGGATCGGTAACTACTTTATCTAAATACGTTTGTAAATCGTATTTAGGCAAACTTAAATCTAACAAAGGTTTTTCGCCTTTTTCTGTTAAAGTGCTATCCACGCTAATGGTAATATTTTCATTCGCAGCAATTGCTCCGGTGTTAGAAACATTAGCCAACCAACGCCAATTATCCTTTAACGGTCGTTTACCCCAACGGCGTTCAAAATTTAATTTTCCTTGCTGAACCGATTGCGGAATATAATAGTAAAATGTATTTTGATCGGCATCAAAACCTGGCGGAGGCATCATTTCTGCTCCCGGTGGTTGAAAGTTATTAGTTGATTGAGAAGCTAAGTTATTAATAGCTTGTTGCTGTTGTTGGGCAGCTGCAATATTATTTTGTTTTTTAGCTTGTTCTATAGCTTTTAGCGCTGCCTCGGTATCTTTTTCTTTAAGTTCTTCTATATAACCCGAAAAATAAGCAACGCGCTCGGGCTCGGTCATGTTATAAATACGAATGGTGCTATCTGCAACCGTTATCATGTCTTCGTATTTAATAACTTCTCCAATGTTTTTTAACTTGCGTTGAATGGTAAGATATTCTTTTGATGGATTAGGTAAATTTACTAACGAAGAATCGTAATATTTAGCCGAAGTTTTAAAATCACGTTCTTCAAAATTTATCTGTCCTAATTCTCGGTAATTTGATGCTTGTAAATAGCGATCTTTACCGTTATTTTGTTTTATAGATGCGTTGTAATACGCAATGGCTTTTTTATAATCGTGGTAATGATTGTAAAAGTTACCTAATTGATGATTTAAAATATACAAATACGGACGATTTTCACGATCGGCTAACAATGCATTAAATTTTTTCAGAAAGGCAATCGTATCTCCTTTTTCGTAATCAAACAAATTAGCTTGTTGTGCGTAAGCTTGCATGGTATACATGCGTTTGGCTTTACGCTTCATGTTAATTACTTCCTGAAAATAATAATTTGCGCTATCTGGCTGATTGAATTTATTATGCAGCTGCCCTAAAATGAACGAAAAACGAGCTTTTTTCTCATTATCTCTTGTCAAGTTACGAGCCACGGTAAGTTTGGTAATTGCCGTATCAATAACTTGGGTGTTGTAATAAGCTTGTGCTAAAACAGCATTGGCATCAACAAAAACTTCTTTTTTAAAATCTTTCTGATCCGTAGTTTCAAGCAATTCTTTCAAGTTAGCAATTGCTTGTTCGTTATTATCTAATTGAATATGTGCACGCTCACGCCAAACAACAATTTCGTTTAACGTATTGGCTTCTGGCGATTTATAAATAACATAATTAAAAGCTTCAATAGCAGGTAAAAATCGGTTGTCGTAATAACGGGTTTTGCCTAAAAGCAAATAGGCTTCATCTGCCTGCGGATTTCGTTCTTGCCCATTAATGTACATGGAATGTTTTTGGATGGCTTTGGTTGCTTTATCTTCAGGAACCGAAAGATTTTGCCCTGTTTGCTCACCAGAAGGCGCCTCAAATTCATCTTTTGCTACAAAAGGTTCAATAGGTAAAACTTCCCAATAATTATCAACAAAACTATTGATTAATTCTTCGTGGTATTTATTAAACGCTTCTTGCCCATTAAACAACACATTGTACTCGGTAGTTAAAGCCTGAAACTTACGGTTAAGCAGCGTATCACGCTTGGTAGAGCATGCAATTACCACCCATGCCAAAGCAATGGGAATTAGTATTTTTAAAGAGAATTGTTTCACGTACTAAGCTATATGTTTTTAAAAACTTAATTATAAGGCAGTTATTGTATAACGGTTTAAAATCTTGTTTTAAAACCCAACCAAGTTCAAATATAAATAAAAAATCCCTCGGTCGAGGGATTTATATTATACAGCAAAAAAGCTTTCGAGCTCTTGCAACGAATTTTCTGTTTTTTCGGTATCTTTTAACAACCTTCCTTTTTCTAATATTAAAATGCGAGAAACAACCTCAACGGTTAAACTTAAATCGTGAGAAGAAATTAAAATGGTTGTTTTATTATTTTGGCTAAAATCTGTAATTACACGCTTTAAACGGATTTGCGTGGTTGGATCTAAATTTGCAAACGGCTCGTCTAAAATAACAACTTCAGGATTACCCATAAAAGCAGCAATAATGCCAACTTTTTTTTGGTTTCCTTTAGAAAGATCACGAATGTATTTTTTCTTGTTTAAAATTTCGTCGTTAAAAAAATCACGAAACGTTTCTATAAACGCGTCAACATCGGCTTTATTCATATTATGCAAGCTGCCAATAAAATAAAAATATTCTTCGGGGGTTAAATAACCTATTAAAAAAGATTCATCTAAAAAAGCAGCCGTATGTTTTTTCCAGCTATCAGATTGGCTCACTACAATGCCCTTGTTACTTACAAAACCTTTGCTTGGCTCAATTAAATCTAATATTAACGAAAACAAAGTTGTTTTACCTGCGCCGTTATTACCAATTAAACCAACAACTTCTGATCGCTGAATTTCAAGCGCATCAATAGCTAAAACGGTTTCTTTACCATATGTTTTTTGTAAATTTTCTATTCGAATCATCGTGTTGAATTTAATTTTTAAAATCTATTAAAGCTCGGTATTTATTTTTATTGTAATTGTTTACTAAACGATTAATAACTTTTTCGCGCAATAAAAAACCAACTAGCCCAGCAACAGCAACGGCTAACAATCCTACATAAACATTAAATAAAAGTTGAAAAAAGATTTGAATTAGTATTGGCGTAACCAAAATAACCAATGATAGAACTAACGTATTAACATTAAAAGATTTGGTATTACCAAAAGCACCTACATTGCTTGTTAAATCTATTCCTTGTCGCATAAAAGCACCTGTAAGCAAAGTTATGTAAGCATTAAACCCAATATTAAATATGGTGGCTGCTACAAGGGCTAAAAAAAACACGGGAGAAAAAAACAAATAAAAACTACACAAAACCAACGTTATTAGGCAAGCAATTGCCATAATGCACCATTTTGAAATTAAATAATCGCGGTACGAAATGTTTTGCGTCATTAATAACGGATAATATGCCGAATCCCAAGATGGAACAAATTGACCAAACGAAATCATAAATCCGCCAGTTGCAAAAATGGCAAAGAAAATCATGGCTGGGCTTAATTCTTTATCAAAATCTAGAAACAAAAAAGGATAAAAAATAAAAATCAACGAAAACAATAGCGTTGTACGGGGGCGTTTGTTGCGGAAAATTAAGTACAAATCGTTTTTAATAAAAGCACCAACAACACCCATATTGGTTAAATATTTAAAATCTAAACTTTTAATTTCTGCTTCGTTTTTACTCAGTCCTTTATCTAAATACAATTGGGTATTATAATAGCTGTAGGTTAGCAAAGCAAAAAGCAAAACAAATGCTACGGCTAAAACAACAGCAAATTTATACTGATAAAAAAATGCAGATAAGGGCGAAGTAAAAGGTAAAATATCAATCCAACCGTAAATATGTGCAAAACCTAAAAACGTTAGTAAGCCAACAAAAAGGTAAAAAAACAAATTAATCTTTTCTAAAAAGATGCTTATAAAACTATTACAACTTAAAAGCAATAACATGCTTAACGTCCAACCTAAAACTGAAACAGCATCGTAACCCGAACGAATTAAAATAAAAGCTAAAGGAATAAAGAAAAATAAATGAATAACATTAAAAAGCTTAAAGTAAGCTTTGCACACCGTGTACTGAACAATGATTTTATGTTTGATATTAATAAGTAACAACGGCTTAATATCTACAATTGGAGAGCCGCTAATTATATAACGCAAAAAAAGATCGTACAACCAGTAAAAAACAAAAAAACCGGTTATTATATAAAATAAATCTTGATTGGGATAAAGTTTAGCTACATATTCTGGAGTTAAAACAGCTAAACCTAATAAAACAAGGGCTAGATAAACCAGAAAAAAAGCTTTAAAAAGAAAAGTAAAAACTTCTGTTTTAAGCTGCTTAGAACGCAACAAAGCTTTTATTTCTAATCGAAATAAATTAAAAAACATATAAATAGTAATTGGTTGTACTCAATTAGTAGCCTCCAGAACTATTTTGTTACATTATGTATTTGTATTCAGGATAAATAGTTTGTAAATAACTTTGTGCTTTTTGTGGAATGACATGAATCATAATGTAAGAATACAACATCCAACTAACCAAAAAAGCCGCAATTAAAAGGTTTACCCAAAACTGATTCAGATTCAGAAACATAGAAGTACTAAAAAACACTTGAATTGGAATGTAAAATAATGCTGCAGAACCACCCATGTTGGCAATCACATCTTCCATCATCCATCGCTTCTCATTTTTAGTTTTTTTAAGTTGGTATTTGTTTTTAATAGTAAGAAAAAGCACCAAAAATAAAAGTAAAATAGAAATACCCAAAACACTTTCTACATAATAAGCCGAAAACAATGGCAAAACAGCAGCTACAATAGCTAGTAAACTGATCGTAAATAAAACTTTAGGCAGTGTAAAGAAGTCTTTAAAATGTTGCCAAACAAAAGCGTGATAACGCTTCTGTAAAGCTGCTTGTCGTTGAGCTACAATATCAGAAAAACCAAAAACACCAAACTTTTTAAATTCGGCTTGCAGTGCTTCTTCAAAAGTTAACGCACTATTTTGTTCCCACTGGCATTCTATACCACGGGCTAAATGGTCAACTAATTCGGTTTGTAAATCGTAATGTTCTACAAAGTGCTTACGAGTAAAACAATATAATCTATCAATCTGATCACTTGTGACACAAGGAATTGTACTAATGTTATCATGATTTGTCATCGCTAATATTTATTAAAATTACTTTAATAATTGATTACACCAATTTTTTTGAGGTTAAAAGTTGCATATTTTCGACAAACTGTAAAAGTGCTTCAAGTTTTGAAGCACTTTCTTCTACACCAGCAGGGGTTAGTTTGTAATACTTTCGCAATCGATTCGCAACTTCTAAAACCTCAACCTCTAAAAAACCCTGAGCTTCTAGCTTATGTAAAGCCGGATACAAAGCACCTTCGGTTAAAACCAACTCATCTTGAGTTAGTTCTTTTACTTTCTGCGTTATTTCGTACCCGTACATTTTTCCATTAGCTTGTAAAAGTTGCAGAATAATGGTTTGCAAACTGCCTTTGTACAAAGATGCTTTTGACATAGAATCTATTTTTATATAAATATACATAAATTACTTATGTATTATATTGAGAGAAAAAACTTTTAACATGCATTTAGGAATAAAAAACTTTAAAGCAAATAATTAAGTTAGTATTTGTAAATTTGCGTTTTAAAAAATTTTTGTAAAATGTCAAGATTTAACAAACTAACTGTAAAGAATATTACTAGAGAAACACCAAATGCTATTGTAATAACATTTGATGTTCCTGAAAGTTTAGCTACAACCTATCAGTTTTTAGCTGGTCAGTATCTTAACATAAAACATGTTATAGATAATAAAGAAGTAAAAAGAGCGTATTCTATTTCGGCTTCGCCAAATGAAAAAACGTTAGCTGTAACGGTTAAAGAAGTTGCTGGTGGTTTATTTTCTACCTATGCAAACCAACATTTAACGGTGGGTACAAACATGGAAGTTGGTGTTCCTGAAGGGCGTTTTACAATAGAAACTGATGCAAACAACAACCATTTATACGGAGCAATTGCAGCAGGTTCAGGAATTACACCAATAATTTCTATTATTAAAACCGTTTTAGAAAATGAACCAAACAGCCAATTTGTACTTTTATACGGAAACAAATCGGTGCAAGAAACCATTTTTTACAACGAAATTGCTCGCCTTTTAAATACTTATAAAGAACGCTTTTCTGTACAATATATATTCAGTCAAGAAGTTAGCGAAGGTTCATTAAACGGACGCATTGTTCGCGAAACAATTCAAAACACATTTACAGCTAACCAATCGGGCAACTACGCTAAATTTTTTATTTGCGGACCAGAAGAACTGGTTTATAACAGCACATCAGCTTTAAAAGAAAGCGGCGTAACCGAAGATAAAATTAAGTTTGAATTATTTAACAGCTCAGAAAAAGGCAGCTACGTACCGGTATCGTCAGACAACACAACCATTACGGTTTTATTAGATGATGAAGAAGTGGTTTTTGAAATGTCTCGTAAAGATTCAATCATAAAAGCTTTAAACGATAAAGGTTTAGATGCACCTCAATCTTGTTTAGGCGGAGTTTGTTCAAGTTGTATTTGTAAAATCACAAAAGGAGAAGCTGTTTTAGCTAAAAACTCGGTTTTAACCGATCAAGAAATAGCGGCAGGATTTACGTTAGCTTGTCAAGCTTACCCAACAACAAGCGAAATTGCAATTGATTTTGACAACGTATAACATAAAAAAAGGTTACCTTATTCAGGTAACCTTTTTTCGCTTTTCTAATTAACTACAAAAATAAAAGCTAAAAAAATGATTTTTTATGAAAAGTGAATAACTTAATTATTCATTTCAAAAATACAAAAATTGAATAATGCGATAGCATTTTATCTACAAGCAGTAGTAATAATCGATAAAATGATTATTTAAGCTGTCGAGCTTATTCCATCAATTTGTTTACCACATCGGCAACTAAAATAGTTTCCATTACTTTTTCGTAACCAGGTACAATTTTGTTTCCGTAAACCGAAGTAGGCAATAAAGGATATTGTTTTAAATCGGGCACTAAAGCGTCTGACAACTTCTGATTAAAAGGCAAAAAGCCCGCAAACGGATGTGTTGCACCCCATAAGGTAACTACACGTACGCCCAACAACGCAGCAATGTGCGCATTGCCCGAATCCATAGATAACATGACATCAAGATTAGAAATTACATCCATCTCTTCATCTAACGTTAATTTACCAGCTAATACAACAACGTTTTCGTAATCTTTTTTAAGATCGTTTAAAACAGCTATTTCTTTAGCACCACCACCAAACAGAAAAACTTTATTTTCGGCTTTAGCTAACGCATCAATAACTTGTTGCATCAAATACTGTGGATAAACTTTGGTTTGATATTGTGCAAAAGGTGCAATACCAATCCAGCGTTGGGTTTTGTTTCCTGCAATAGCAAGTGCTTTATCTGTTAAAACAGCTTTTGTTGCAAAAACCGGATGGGTTAAATCTAAAGGATAGCCTAATTGCGCAAAAGTTTCGGCATGGCGCTGAAACATAGATTTAACAGGCTCAATATTTTTAGGAGCTAATTTGGTTAGTTCTTTTTTATCGGCACGGCCTTTATCTGTTGCAGCAACTTTATAGCCAAAAAGCTTATAAAAACTACGAACAACTTGGGCACGTAAAACGTTATGCAAATCGGCAACCTCGGTAATTCCTAAAGCTTTGGTATCTAAAAATAACTGATACAAACCTTTTAAACCTTTATGACGGCCATTAACATCAACCGGAAAAAAATCTAAGTTTTGAATATCTCTAAAAAAGGGTTTAAAAAATGGGCGAGAAGCCACGGTAATTTTTACCTCAGGATATTGCAAAGAAAAAGCTTTCAGCACCGGAACCGTCATTGCGACATCGCCCATTGCAGAAAGCCTCATAACTAAAATATGTTTTGGTTTAGACATTGTCTAAAAAAAATTATTTTTTGTTTTGGTATAATACCGGATTTAAATCGTCATCGTTGTACATTTTCATTTGTTTGTACACCTTCATGTATTTATCTCCGTTTTCAATATCTTTTAATAAATCGTTAATAGATACAAACATGTCTTTTTGTTGTTCTAATAAAACGTTTAATTTTTCTTGACATTTTGCACGATGCTCGTCCGATGCGTTTTCGCGAGTTGCTTCTTCACGCATGTGATAAATTTTTAATGCTAAAATTGATAAACGATCTATAGCCCAAGCCGGAGATTCGGTATTAATTTTTGCATCTGCTTTTACCACAACATCTTTATATTTTTGTAAAAAATAGCTATCAATATATTCTACCATATCGGTACGAACTTGGTTTGATGCATCAATTTTACGTTTTAAAGTTAAGGCAGCAACAGGATCGATTTGAGGATCACGAATAATATCTTCATAATGCCATTGTACGGTATCAACCCAGTTTTTAGCATACAACAAATATTCAATTGTTCCTTTTTCGTACGGATTATTGATTGGTTGATTTACATCGTCAAACTTGTGGTAATCCGCAATACTTTGTTCGAAAATTGGAAAAGCAAATTCTGCAAACATCTTTATATTTTTTTTATTACTAAACAAAGATAGTTTTTTTACCTTTATGGTACTAAAAAAAAGTTACATGAACATTCATTATATATCCGAGCAAAACAGCATTTTAAACCATTTTTTAGCCCAATTACGTGATGTGAATGTGCAAAAAGATTCGATGCGTTTTAGAAAAAACGTAGAACGAATTGGCGAAATAATGGCTTACGAGCTTAGCAAAACCTTACCTTACAAAAATGTTGAAGTACAAACACCGCTAGGAATTAAAAAAACAACAGTGATTGAAGATAATGTTGTGTTATGTTCTATTTTACGTGCTGGTTTGGCCTTACATACAGGTTTTATGAACTTTTTTGATGATGCAGAAAACGGATTTGTTTCGGCTTCTAGAATACATGATGCTGCTGGAGTTTCTGAAATTAAGGTTGAATATCAGGCAGCGCCATCGTTCAACAACAAACATTTGTTACTATTAGACCCAATGTTGGCTACCGGACATTCGTTAGTTGCTGTTTTTAATAAACTTTTAGATCAGGAAACCCCAAAAGAAATTCATATTTGCGTTGTTATTGCGGCGCCAGAAGGCGTTGCTTATTTGCAACAAAACTTACCCGATTACTGCCATTTATGGATTGCAACCTTAGATGATGGCCTAAATACAAACAATTACATTTTACCAGGATTAGGAGATGCAGGCGATTTAGCTTACGGAGAAAAAAAATAAAAAAGAGCGTTTAAAACGCTCTTTTTTTATAGTTGTAAAAAGTAAAAAATTAAAATACATACGGTTATACCACCCAAAAAGGATTCTTTTATCCAAGCTTTTTCAATTTTCTCAATCATATTACTTCCCATAATCGCTAAAGGAAAAAAGGAAAAAGATGCTACTGCCAAGTTTGGCGTTGGCATGCAAATAAAAATAATAAAAGATATTATTAAAATTAAATACAAAATATGATATACTGCGGTGCGGTTTACCGATCTAGATCCGCTTGTAACAAACGAGGAGAACAAAAACAAAATGATAATTAAGGCATAAAAACACAAAACGAAAAATGTAACGGATTGATTAGCTAAGGCATGTAAGTTAAAAGAAAACGAAACAGATTCTATTAAACTAAAAATATAGCCCGTATTAAAAATCATTTCAAAAAATATAGCAATGGATCCTACAATAAATAAAGCAATAAAAGGAATAAGCCAGTTTTTAAAATCAAACGAAGTTTGAAACATAATAACAAAAAATACCAGTAACAAAAACAAAGCGCTCCAAACGTAAAACAAACTGGCAATTAAAATTAATACGCAGCTATCAAAAAGTTTTTGTTTGATGCTGAGTTTAGATCGCAAAGCAATTAATCGCCTAAAAGCTAAAACCAATAAAAACAGAGCACAAATAATATGCGGGCTATTAAAAATCTCAGGAAATAACAAGCAAAACAAAAACGAGAAGAAGGCACCAAACATGTTGTCTTTAACCAAATTATTACGGTTATAAATAAAATGCATTAAAAAAAGTGATGCGTTTAAAAGTAAAAACGATCCTGCTTTTTGTAAACCTGTAATAAAATTTAATGGCGTTGTTACAGCCAAACTTTGGTAAAGAGTAAAGAAAATCAATAAAAAAACAAATAAAATAATATAATTTATTGGTCTTGTTTTATTAAAAATGCTTGTTATCATATATATATTTCCTATTTTTGCGTTGTAAAGATAACACATGTGTAAATAACCGTTGCAAATATATTCGAATTGTTTGCAGCAAAAAACTTTAAAGTTATGACATCTTTTTTCAACGGTTTAGGTTGGTTTATTGGTGATTTTTTAATGACACCAATGAACGCCCTAGCAAAACTAGAATTGAGTAACTGGTGGTTAGCGAATTTCATTACTTGGATTTTCATAATCATTTTGTGTGCTGCTTTTGGCTACTGGATGAAACAGTTAGCTATTTTCCACGAAAGTGGAGCAGATGAGCAAGATACAACCGCTCACTCATTCTTAAAATAAGAAAAAGAAAAGCCTCAACTAAGTTGAGGCTTTTTTTATAAATCGAAACCAATATCTTTTCTGAAATACATGTTATCAAACTTAATTTTTTCGATAGCTTGGTATGATTTTTTAATGGCTTCGTTAAATGTTTCACCGTACGACGTTACAGCTAAAACACGACCGCCATTTGTTACAACTTCATTATTTTGTAACGCAGTACCTGCATGAAAAACAATAGAATCGGTAACATTTTCTAAACCGGTAATTACTTTTCCTTTTTCATAATCTTCTGGATATCCACCAGAAACAACCATAATTGTTGTTGCTGCACGCTCATCAATATCTAATTCAACCTGATTTAAAGTTTCTGAACCGATAGCTTTAAAAATTTGCACTAAATCAGATTTTAAGCGAGGCATAACAACTTCAGTTTCTGGATCGCCCATACGCACGTTGTATTCAATCACAAACGGATCGTCGCCCACTTTAATTAGTCCAATAAAAACAAATCCTTTGTAATCAATATTATCGTTTATAAAACCTTGAATGGTTGGTTTTACCACACGTTCTTCAACTTTTTGTAAAAATTCTGGCGTTGCAAAAGGAACTGGAGAAACTGCACCCATTCCGCCCGTATTTAAGCCCGTATCACCTTCGCCAATGCGTTTGTAATCTTTTGCAGTTGGTAAAATTTTATACGATTTACCATCGGTTAAAACAAAACACGAAAGTTCAATACCGTCTAAAAATTCTTCAATAACAACTTTAGATGATGCATCGCCAAATTTAGCATCAACCAGCATGTTGCGCAATTCTTGTTGCGCTTCGGCTAAATCGTTTAAAATTAAAACTCCTTTACCAGCAGCTAATCCATCAGCTTTTAAAACGTAAGGCGCTTTTAATGTGGTTAGAAATTCGCAACCTGCCTCAATCGTATCTTTTGTAAAAGCCTGATAACGTGCTGTAGGAATGTTGTTTTTTACTAAAAATTCTTTAGCAAATTCTTTACTTCCTTCTAATTGTGCGGCATATTTAGATGGTCCAATTACTGGAATATGTTTTAAATCGGCATCGTTTTTAAAAAAATCGTAAACCC
This genomic window from Flavobacterium agricola contains:
- the purD gene encoding phosphoribosylamine--glycine ligase, whose protein sequence is MNILLLGSGGREHALAWKMLQSEHCNKLYVAPGNAGTAAIATNLNVNPNNFSAIKQQVLALDINMVVVGPEDPLVNGVYDFFKNDADLKHIPVIGPSKYAAQLEGSKEFAKEFLVKNNIPTARYQAFTKDTIEAGCEFLTTLKAPYVLKADGLAAGKGVLILNDLAEAQQELRNMLVDAKFGDASSKVVIEEFLDGIELSCFVLTDGKSYKILPTAKDYKRIGEGDTGLNTGGMGAVSPVPFATPEFLQKVEERVVKPTIQGFINDNIDYKGFVFIGLIKVGDDPFVIEYNVRMGDPETEVVMPRLKSDLVQIFKAIGSETLNQVELDIDERAATTIMVVSGGYPEDYEKGKVITGLENVTDSIVFHAGTALQNNEVVTNGGRVLAVTSYGETFNEAIKKSYQAIEKIKFDNMYFRKDIGFDL
- the upp gene encoding uracil phosphoribosyltransferase → MNIHYISEQNSILNHFLAQLRDVNVQKDSMRFRKNVERIGEIMAYELSKTLPYKNVEVQTPLGIKKTTVIEDNVVLCSILRAGLALHTGFMNFFDDAENGFVSASRIHDAAGVSEIKVEYQAAPSFNNKHLLLLDPMLATGHSLVAVFNKLLDQETPKEIHICVVIAAPEGVAYLQQNLPDYCHLWIATLDDGLNTNNYILPGLGDAGDLAYGEKK
- a CDS encoding DUF6341 family protein; translated protein: MTSFFNGLGWFIGDFLMTPMNALAKLELSNWWLANFITWIFIIILCAAFGYWMKQLAIFHESGADEQDTTAHSFLK
- a CDS encoding DUF6427 family protein, with the translated sequence MITSIFNKTRPINYIILFVFLLIFFTLYQSLAVTTPLNFITGLQKAGSFLLLNASLFLMHFIYNRNNLVKDNMFGAFFSFLFCLLFPEIFNSPHIICALFLLVLAFRRLIALRSKLSIKQKLFDSCVLILIASLFYVWSALFLLLVFFVIMFQTSFDFKNWLIPFIALFIVGSIAIFFEMIFNTGYIFSLIESVSFSFNLHALANQSVTFFVLCFYALIIILFLFSSFVTSGSRSVNRTAVYHILYLILIISFIIFICMPTPNLAVASFSFFPLAIMGSNMIEKIEKAWIKESFLGGITVCILIFYFLQL